The following proteins are encoded in a genomic region of [Limnothrix rosea] IAM M-220:
- a CDS encoding calcium-binding protein, whose translation MSGTTASTNPQPQNALPKLLQEVLADVQFQLSTFATREDFLGVIQQSFGEEYDPTALEQIRQSWQSGTFELPPVEILPSATLQGANGAYAAANNTIYFSQEFLEANRENVGAIAAVWLEEIGHSVDAQINETDTLGDEGAIFSHLVQNLDLESTQLMSIKEESDFNTIHGQITVEQNSDSSNLPPISFNALEVLEKRIDLTGRTDVYFSNGIFTSGTSFEDARKDIGLHFSLIHEDQSIAIDDKYKSLILGAGNHNNSVIDFFSKGFLDGTADLLSGIINALVKSSPIGITFDVVNNLLNGDIDSFLNDIYLKFDLTETFAQHFADGAWPSLHESEPIKNDLESWFSDNDKNSTILFGHSQGNFFLEDALQLIDFVPEKIKIIAAGSPTPYSNSSSYELENVKNNGDPITYFQDGRNKSELVDLLTTNIGFLSPAIWALGLADNLARAIVNFEERNFPKIYTFDAGIAAILNRLTTGFDAHDLLKTYLKVDPYKSQINIAFDNYISELQPKGFYFENGIESIQGGKDHIGDNDKDNWIKGTNGNDEKIDGKAGNDALFGEDGNDTLIGGEGYDFIDGGEGIEDRADYSSSEQGIEVQFGQFEGNHIYRVQDGFGYQGLTDSEGGDFKYQDMVGAVEIIIGSNKNDEMHGGNYSDIFYGLDGTDQLYGNGGDDELYGGMKLDIILGGAGSDYIEGNEGIDFLYGESNNQTIPDFGGDTILGGGGGDFIFGNAGDDFLYGESNIQTLPDFGDDKIFGGEGQDYIEGNEGNDILHGNSDVDTIRGGSGEDEIFGGTEGDFLYGESGVDTIKGGSGGDYIEGGTEGDFLYGESGIDTIKGGSGWDYIEGGSEGDFLYGESGWDEIRGGDGNDHIYGGDGGDTIYAQAGNDYVEGGTYGDYIEGGSGNDKIYGQSGNDEIRGQWGEDELYGGTGEDTIWGGTEDDYIEGNENTDYLYGESGDDEVYGNQGADYIEGNDGNDRLFGNTGEDKILGGSGDDYIEGNEDNDALYGESGNDLILGGTGNDYIEGNDGGDRLFGESGDDYFIGGTGNDLINGGEDVDLVDYQRSTSGAIVNIDESQAYVHVRPFRYNQEVNEDNPESYYTDLEPDFFISAGTALDGVGGTDTLQNLEDIIGTNYDDVLIGNDSDNHIQALDGNDLVIGNAGDDNLDGGQGIDTLSYRRDADGVTVNLETGTATDGWGGQDQIQNFIHVVGSEHDDNLIGDRQDNIVTGGEGDDRIDGGLGNDALYGERGEDFIIGNRGEDRIFGNQGEDTIWGDLEGRADIGENDVIRGGDGDDEIHAGGGDDIVFGDSGYGDDRIWGDDGNDELYGGVGNDEISGGNGNDYIEGNDGEDVINGDAGEDEIYGNAGNDEIYGDDGNDVISGNEGQDYIEGNLGDDTISGGDDNDEIFGNEGQDLIFGDAGDDTIEGNDAADEIYGGTGNDDISGGDDNDLIFGNAGDDLIHGDDGDDRIAGNEDNDTIYGDRGDDQITGDSGEDYIEGNDGNDVISGGDDADVIQGNNGEDFITGDAGNDEISGGNDADEIYGNDGDDVIRGDRGEDYIEGNLGDDNISGGNDNDTIFGNEGDDFIHGDRGDDNISGGADDDTIYGDDGNDLINGDAGNDLIFGNRGQDLIYGDAGDDTISGNESNDEIYGGDGNDTITGDEGRDYIEGNLGDDTISGGDANDTLFGNEGDDLIRGDAGNDLIAGNEDNDTIYGGLGRDNITGDAGNDYIEGNEDNDIISGGDGDDTLFGNEGEDLITGDAGDDTISGGADDDKLYGNDGNDEIQGDAGEDYIEGNEGDDTISGGDDADVLLGNAGADIISGDRGNDDISGGTGDDALYGGDDDDLVHGDEGDDFISGGDGQDLLFGDEGNDTIEGDDGADEMYGSVGDDILNGGDGDDFIVGEAGADALDGGRGEDTASYFNSDAGVAVSLLQGKGWAGHADGDTLTNIENLEGSEYDDFLEGDRRDNKIWGLDGDDEIYGGKGDDILDGGDGDDWLVGEEGADIIIGGEGEDTVSYYNSGSRVAISLKQGKGWAGDARRDTVETVENLAGSEYDDYLEGDRLSNKIWGLEGRDTIKGDGGDDFLYGNEGGDRLFGGRGDDYLEGNEGNDLLKGEKGHDELLGGEGNDQLYGDQGNDFLDGSTGNDFLDGGKGHDELLGGDGNDQLYGQNGHDFLDAGDGDDYLDGGKGHDELLGGAGDDQLYGQQGEDLIDAGAGNDYVEGGSQDDIITGGDGNDRLYGQNGDDDLFGDAGDDLLKGGRNEDLLVGDEGNDRLYGEHGHDILEGGDGIDLLDGGSHDDYLYGGNDGDRLYGQNGEDFLDGGRGNDTLDGGSGDDQLFGEQGLDILDGGSGDDQLYGGFDNDQLFGNLGNDYLEGGSGDDQLYGNQGNDSLYGGNGNDHLDGGANNDYLEGGSGNDELLGGSGNDFLYGNDGTDNLKGGSGNDNLKGGDDGDRLYGEEGNDLLYGEDGHDILKGGEGDNYLEGGDGNDQLITGSGEDYLVGDAGNDYLFAGDGDDLLLGGDGNDLIVGSYGRDLLTGGDGDDTFFFGNYAEGLDVITDFGNGNDQIQISLRGFDQTLTIGTLDAEHFVLGSSATTSDHRFIYEQTTGALSFDIDGVGGMAQTQFATLANNADLSNNDIFVMV comes from the coding sequence ATGTCCGGAACCACTGCTTCTACCAATCCACAACCCCAAAATGCTCTACCCAAGCTCCTGCAAGAGGTTTTGGCTGATGTTCAGTTTCAGCTCAGTACATTTGCGACTCGCGAGGATTTTCTCGGTGTGATTCAGCAGTCTTTTGGGGAAGAGTATGACCCAACGGCTCTGGAGCAAATCAGGCAAAGCTGGCAATCTGGGACTTTCGAGCTTCCCCCTGTGGAAATCCTTCCCAGCGCAACACTCCAAGGGGCAAATGGTGCTTATGCTGCGGCAAATAATACTATCTATTTTTCTCAGGAATTTCTTGAGGCTAATCGTGAAAATGTGGGGGCGATCGCCGCAGTCTGGCTAGAAGAAATTGGTCACTCTGTCGATGCTCAAATCAATGAAACAGATACTCTCGGAGATGAAGGGGCTATCTTTTCTCATTTAGTGCAAAATCTAGATCTGGAATCAACACAATTAATGAGTATTAAAGAGGAAAGTGACTTTAATACTATTCATGGGCAGATCACTGTAGAACAAAACTCCGACAGTTCTAACTTGCCTCCTATTAGTTTTAATGCTCTGGAAGTACTCGAAAAAAGAATTGATCTTACTGGCAGAACAGATGTGTATTTCTCCAATGGAATTTTTACATCTGGAACATCGTTTGAAGATGCAAGAAAAGATATTGGATTACACTTTAGTCTAATTCATGAAGACCAATCAATCGCTATCGATGACAAATATAAATCACTGATTTTAGGTGCAGGGAATCATAACAATTCAGTTATAGACTTTTTTAGTAAAGGTTTTTTAGACGGAACGGCTGACCTTCTATCTGGAATTATTAATGCTTTAGTAAAGTCTAGTCCCATAGGCATTACTTTTGATGTAGTCAATAATCTTTTAAATGGTGATATAGATAGTTTTTTGAACGATATATATTTAAAATTTGATTTGACTGAAACTTTTGCTCAACATTTTGCAGATGGTGCTTGGCCTAGCCTCCATGAGAGTGAACCTATTAAAAATGATCTAGAGTCTTGGTTTAGTGATAATGATAAAAATTCAACCATTCTTTTTGGTCACTCTCAAGGAAATTTTTTCTTAGAAGATGCTTTACAACTCATTGATTTTGTTCCAGAAAAGATTAAGATTATTGCCGCAGGTTCTCCTACGCCATATTCAAATAGTTCAAGTTATGAGCTTGAGAATGTCAAAAATAATGGTGACCCAATTACATACTTTCAAGATGGTCGTAATAAAAGTGAACTTGTCGATCTTTTGACTACTAATATCGGTTTTCTTTCACCTGCTATTTGGGCACTTGGACTTGCCGACAACTTGGCAAGAGCTATTGTAAACTTTGAAGAAAGAAACTTTCCGAAGATATACACATTTGATGCTGGTATAGCAGCAATACTAAATAGATTGACGACAGGCTTCGATGCCCACGATCTATTAAAGACTTATCTCAAAGTAGATCCCTATAAATCTCAAATAAATATCGCTTTTGATAACTATATTTCTGAATTACAACCTAAAGGTTTTTATTTTGAAAATGGTATTGAGAGTATTCAAGGTGGAAAAGATCATATTGGAGATAATGACAAAGATAATTGGATTAAAGGCACAAATGGAAATGATGAAAAAATTGATGGTAAAGCTGGTAACGATGCCTTATTTGGTGAAGATGGAAATGATACTTTAATTGGAGGAGAAGGCTATGATTTCATAGATGGAGGGGAAGGCATTGAGGATAGAGCAGATTATTCAAGTAGTGAGCAAGGCATTGAAGTTCAGTTTGGGCAATTTGAAGGCAACCACATCTACAGAGTTCAGGATGGTTTTGGCTATCAAGGATTAACCGACTCTGAAGGTGGTGATTTTAAGTATCAGGATATGGTTGGTGCTGTTGAAATCATTATTGGCTCTAATAAAAATGATGAGATGCACGGAGGCAACTATTCTGACATTTTCTATGGTCTTGATGGGACTGATCAATTGTATGGGAATGGAGGTGATGACGAATTATATGGAGGAATGAAACTAGATATAATCCTCGGTGGTGCTGGCAGTGATTATATTGAAGGCAATGAGGGTATTGACTTTCTTTATGGCGAATCAAATAATCAAACAATTCCAGACTTTGGTGGCGATACGATCCTAGGTGGTGGTGGTGGTGATTTTATATTCGGCAACGCTGGAGATGATTTTCTGTACGGTGAATCCAATATTCAGACACTTCCCGACTTTGGTGATGACAAAATTTTTGGTGGTGAAGGACAAGATTACATTGAAGGCAATGAAGGTAACGATATACTACATGGAAACTCTGATGTAGATACCATCAGAGGTGGTTCCGGTGAGGATGAAATTTTTGGTGGCACAGAAGGAGATTTCCTCTATGGTGAGTCAGGGGTAGACACCATCAAAGGTGGTTCTGGAGGAGATTACATTGAAGGTGGCACAGAAGGAGATTTCCTCTATGGTGAATCAGGGATAGACACCATCAAAGGTGGTTCTGGTTGGGATTACATTGAAGGTGGTTCGGAGGGAGATTTCCTCTACGGCGAATCCGGATGGGATGAAATTCGCGGTGGCGATGGTAATGACCATATCTATGGTGGCGACGGCGGAGATACGATTTATGCCCAAGCTGGAAATGATTACGTAGAAGGTGGCACTTACGGTGACTACATCGAAGGTGGTTCTGGCAATGACAAGATTTATGGTCAGTCCGGCAATGATGAAATCCGAGGGCAATGGGGAGAGGATGAACTCTATGGTGGCACTGGAGAAGACACCATTTGGGGAGGTACTGAAGATGACTACATTGAAGGTAATGAAAATACTGATTATCTCTATGGCGAGTCCGGTGATGACGAAGTTTACGGCAATCAAGGCGCAGACTACATCGAAGGCAATGACGGTAACGATCGCCTCTTCGGTAACACTGGTGAAGATAAAATTTTAGGTGGCTCTGGCGACGACTACATTGAAGGCAATGAAGATAATGATGCTCTCTATGGCGAATCTGGTAATGACCTAATCCTCGGTGGCACAGGCAATGATTACATCGAGGGTAATGACGGCGGCGATCGCCTCTTTGGTGAATCCGGTGATGACTACTTTATCGGTGGCACAGGCAACGACCTAATCAATGGCGGTGAAGACGTTGACTTAGTGGATTACCAACGTTCGACTTCCGGTGCAATCGTCAATATCGACGAAAGCCAAGCCTATGTCCACGTTCGTCCATTCCGCTACAACCAAGAAGTTAACGAGGACAACCCCGAATCCTACTACACCGATCTAGAACCCGATTTCTTTATCTCTGCCGGTACAGCACTCGACGGTGTGGGCGGCACAGATACCCTCCAGAACCTCGAAGACATTATCGGCACAAACTACGACGATGTTCTCATTGGCAACGATTCCGATAACCATATCCAAGCCCTAGACGGCAATGATCTCGTTATTGGTAATGCAGGCGATGACAACCTTGATGGCGGTCAAGGAATCGATACCTTGAGCTACCGCCGTGATGCTGATGGCGTAACTGTTAATCTCGAAACAGGTACAGCAACCGACGGTTGGGGCGGACAAGACCAAATTCAAAACTTTATCCATGTTGTTGGTTCCGAACATGACGACAACCTCATTGGCGATCGCCAAGACAACATTGTCACAGGGGGTGAAGGCGATGACCGTATCGATGGCGGTTTAGGCAATGATGCCCTCTACGGCGAACGCGGTGAAGATTTCATCATCGGCAACCGTGGGGAAGACCGGATTTTCGGCAACCAAGGGGAAGACACCATTTGGGGAGACCTCGAAGGACGCGCCGACATTGGTGAAAATGACGTGATTCGCGGTGGCGATGGCGACGACGAAATCCATGCTGGTGGCGGCGATGACATTGTCTTTGGTGACAGTGGTTACGGTGATGACCGTATTTGGGGTGATGACGGTAACGATGAACTCTATGGCGGTGTCGGTAACGATGAAATTAGCGGCGGCAATGGCAACGACTACATCGAAGGTAACGATGGTGAAGATGTCATTAATGGCGATGCTGGTGAAGATGAAATCTATGGCAACGCAGGCAATGATGAAATCTATGGCGACGACGGCAACGACGTAATTTCCGGGAATGAAGGCCAAGACTACATTGAGGGGAACCTTGGTGATGACACTATTTCCGGTGGTGACGACAATGACGAAATCTTCGGTAACGAAGGTCAGGATCTGATCTTCGGTGACGCTGGCGATGACACCATTGAAGGTAACGACGCAGCCGATGAAATCTATGGTGGCACTGGCAATGACGACATTTCTGGTGGTGACGATAACGATCTCATTTTCGGTAACGCTGGCGATGATCTAATCCATGGTGACGATGGTGACGACCGTATTGCGGGCAACGAAGATAACGACACCATCTACGGCGATCGCGGTGATGATCAGATCACTGGTGATAGCGGCGAAGATTACATCGAAGGAAACGACGGCAATGACGTAATTTCTGGTGGTGATGATGCCGATGTCATTCAAGGTAATAACGGCGAAGATTTCATCACGGGTGACGCTGGCAATGACGAGATTTCTGGTGGTAACGATGCCGACGAAATTTACGGCAACGACGGCGATGATGTGATTCGGGGCGATCGCGGTGAAGACTACATTGAGGGCAACCTCGGTGATGACAATATCTCCGGCGGCAACGACAATGACACCATTTTCGGTAACGAAGGTGATGACTTTATCCACGGCGATCGCGGTGATGACAATATTTCCGGTGGTGCTGATGACGATACGATCTACGGCGACGACGGTAATGATTTGATCAATGGCGATGCTGGCAATGACCTGATTTTTGGTAATCGGGGTCAAGACTTGATCTATGGTGACGCAGGCGATGACACTATTTCTGGCAATGAATCCAACGATGAAATCTACGGTGGTGACGGCAATGACACCATTACTGGCGACGAAGGTAGAGATTACATTGAAGGCAACCTCGGTGATGACACCATCTCTGGCGGTGACGCTAACGATACTCTCTTTGGTAACGAAGGAGATGACCTCATTCGTGGCGACGCTGGTAACGATTTAATTGCTGGTAATGAAGACAATGACACCATTTACGGTGGTTTAGGTCGAGACAATATCACTGGTGATGCTGGTAACGACTACATCGAAGGCAATGAGGATAACGACATCATTTCCGGTGGCGATGGTGATGACACTCTCTTCGGTAACGAGGGCGAAGATCTAATCACAGGGGACGCTGGTGATGACACCATTTCCGGTGGTGCTGACGATGACAAGCTCTACGGTAACGACGGTAACGATGAGATCCAAGGCGATGCTGGCGAAGATTACATCGAAGGTAACGAAGGCGATGACACCATTTCTGGCGGTGATGATGCTGACGTTCTTTTAGGCAACGCAGGCGCAGACATTATTTCTGGCGATCGCGGCAATGATGATATCTCCGGTGGCACTGGTGATGATGCTCTCTACGGTGGTGACGATGATGACTTAGTTCACGGTGATGAAGGCGATGACTTTATCAGTGGTGGCGACGGTCAAGATCTGCTGTTCGGTGACGAAGGTAATGACACCATTGAAGGGGATGACGGTGCTGACGAAATGTATGGCAGTGTTGGCGACGACATCCTCAATGGCGGCGATGGCGATGACTTTATCGTCGGTGAAGCTGGGGCTGATGCTCTCGATGGTGGTCGTGGTGAAGATACTGCGTCTTACTTCAACTCTGATGCTGGCGTTGCTGTTAGCCTGTTGCAAGGAAAGGGTTGGGCTGGTCATGCCGATGGTGACACTTTAACGAACATCGAAAACCTTGAAGGATCTGAATACGATGATTTCCTTGAGGGCGATCGCCGCGACAACAAGATTTGGGGTCTAGATGGCGACGACGAAATCTACGGCGGCAAAGGCGACGACATCCTTGATGGTGGCGATGGCGATGACTGGCTTGTTGGCGAGGAAGGAGCCGATATCATTATCGGTGGCGAAGGCGAGGACACTGTTTCCTACTACAACTCTGGTTCCCGCGTGGCAATCAGCCTCAAACAAGGTAAAGGTTGGGCTGGTGATGCTCGGCGTGACACTGTCGAAACGGTCGAGAACTTAGCCGGTTCTGAATATGACGACTATCTTGAAGGCGATCGCCTCTCCAATAAAATTTGGGGCTTAGAAGGTCGCGACACCATTAAAGGCGATGGCGGCGATGATTTCCTCTACGGCAACGAAGGGGGCGATCGCCTCTTTGGTGGACGGGGAGATGATTACCTCGAAGGCAACGAAGGCAACGATTTGCTCAAGGGCGAAAAGGGTCACGACGAATTGCTTGGCGGCGAAGGCAACGATCAACTTTACGGCGACCAAGGTAATGATTTCCTTGATGGCAGTACTGGCAATGACTTCCTCGACGGCGGCAAAGGTCACGATGAACTGCTCGGTGGCGACGGCAATGATCAACTCTATGGTCAAAACGGTCACGATTTCCTCGATGCAGGCGACGGTGATGACTATCTCGACGGCGGCAAAGGTCACGACGAATTACTCGGCGGTGCTGGCGATGACCAACTTTACGGTCAGCAAGGAGAAGATCTCATCGATGCTGGTGCGGGTAATGACTACGTCGAGGGCGGCTCCCAAGATGACATCATTACTGGCGGCGACGGCAACGATCGCCTCTATGGTCAAAACGGTGATGACGATCTGTTCGGCGATGCTGGTGATGATTTGCTCAAAGGTGGCCGTAACGAAGATCTTCTTGTCGGTGATGAGGGTAACGATCGCCTCTACGGTGAACATGGTCACGACATCCTCGAAGGCGGCGATGGCATTGATCTTCTCGATGGCGGCTCCCACGATGATTACCTCTACGGCGGTAACGACGGCGATCGCCTCTATGGTCAAAATGGTGAAGACTTCCTCGATGGTGGTCGTGGCAACGATACCCTAGACGGCGGTTCCGGCGATGACCAACTTTTCGGCGAACAAGGTCTCGACATCCTTGATGGTGGTTCCGGCGACGACCAACTCTATGGCGGTTTCGATAACGACCAACTCTTTGGCAACCTCGGTAACGATTACCTCGAAGGCGGCTCCGGCGACGACCAACTCTATGGCAACCAAGGTAACGACTCTCTCTACGGCGGTAATGGCAACGACCACCTCGATGGCGGCGCAAACAACGACTACCTAGAAGGCGGTTCCGGCAACGATGAACTCCTCGGAGGTAGCGGTAACGACTTCCTCTATGGCAACGATGGCACAGACAACCTCAAGGGAGGCAGCGGTAACGATAACCTTAAAGGCGGAGATGATGGCGATCGCCTCTACGGAGAAGAAGGCAACGACCTACTTTACGGAGAAGATGGCCATGACATCCTCAAAGGCGGCGAAGGCGATAACTACCTAGAAGGCGGCGACGGTAACGACCAGCTCATCACTGGTTCCGGCGAAGACTACCTTGTGGGCGACGCTGGCAACGATTACCTTTTCGCAGGTGACGGTGACGATTTACTGCTCGGTGGCGATGGTAATGACCTCATTGTGGGCAGCTACGGACGCGACCTCCTCACGGGCGGCGACGGTGACGACACCTTCTTCTTTGGTAACTACGCAGAGGGACTAGATGTGATTACTGACTTTGGCAATGGCAACGATCAAATTCAAATTTCCCTGCGGGGCTTCGATCAAACCCTGACCATTGGCACCCTAGACGCGGAACATTTTGTCCTTGGCTCTAGCGCCACCACCAGTGACCACCGCTTTATTTACGAACAAACCACAGGGGCACTCTCCTTTGACATTGACGGTGTCGGCGGCATGGCTCAAACCCAGTTTGCAACGCTTGCCAACAATGCTGATCTAAGTAACAACGACATTTTCGTGATGGTTTAA
- a CDS encoding class I SAM-dependent methyltransferase: MTYSIPTGNQSALQWFEISEAVSKRFDQEFQNKKSDLPDEVQALPIFLDWQSGKLQNRVTSPFWELVKPKKNQRCLDIGCGISFLIYPWRDWNAYFYGHDISKISTEIIQSRAPQLNSKLFKNISNKPAHRLEEYEKEFFDVAIATGFSCYYPIDYWEAVLDQVKRILKPGSFFVFDVINPDADIAEDWSIIETYLGTEVFLEDLSSWQALIKKSGAKIVKQSEGELFQMFKIRW, from the coding sequence ATGACCTATTCCATTCCGACAGGCAACCAATCCGCATTGCAGTGGTTTGAAATATCTGAGGCGGTCTCGAAACGATTTGATCAAGAATTTCAAAATAAAAAATCCGATCTTCCAGACGAAGTACAAGCTTTACCCATTTTTCTCGATTGGCAATCAGGAAAACTACAAAACCGCGTCACTTCACCATTTTGGGAGTTAGTTAAACCCAAGAAAAATCAGCGCTGCTTAGATATCGGTTGTGGCATTAGTTTTTTAATTTATCCGTGGCGCGACTGGAATGCCTATTTCTATGGCCACGATATTAGTAAAATTAGCACGGAAATTATTCAGTCCCGTGCCCCACAGCTCAACTCCAAGCTCTTTAAAAATATTTCTAATAAGCCAGCCCATCGCCTCGAAGAATACGAAAAAGAGTTCTTTGATGTGGCGATCGCCACCGGATTTAGCTGTTATTACCCCATCGACTACTGGGAAGCAGTACTAGACCAAGTAAAACGAATCTTAAAACCCGGCAGCTTTTTCGTTTTTGATGTCATTAATCCCGATGCAGATATCGCCGAAGATTGGTCAATTATCGAAACCTACCTCGGTACCGAAGTCTTCCTTGAAGACCTCAGCAGTTGGCAAGCCCTCATCAAAAAATCCGGCGCAAAAATTGTGAAACAATCCGAAGGAGAACTATTTCAGATGTTTAAAATTCGTTGGTAA
- a CDS encoding chlorophyll a/b-binding protein: MDTQDTKFGFSNFAETWNGRLAMLGFVIGLATELLTGQGILSQIGLM; encoded by the coding sequence ATGGATACTCAAGATACTAAGTTTGGTTTTTCTAACTTTGCAGAGACTTGGAATGGTCGCCTTGCAATGCTTGGATTTGTAATCGGTCTAGCGACTGAACTTTTGACCGGACAAGGCATTCTCTCTCAGATCGGTTTAATGTAA